The proteins below are encoded in one region of Candidatus Micrarchaeia archaeon:
- the purB gene encoding adenylosuccinate lyase yields MDIVSPLDGRYRTGMSGIFGDKTKLDRWMDVEIALVKAHAKLGNIPRDAVGKIEGAKARVKMERVNEIEDEIHHDLMAMVKALSEQAGGAGAYVHLGATSYDIEDTATALIFRDAIAQIEERLKELRVVLKKLAVTHKGTICIGRTHGQHATPTTYGMKFALYYQEAGRNLQRLKEAKKRILVGKMSGAVGTMATFKGEGEKIEKLVMDELKLEPAPVATQIVQRDRHAEILGILALTAAGAEKIAKELRNLQRTEIGEVGESFGKKQVGSSTMPHKRNPHKSERVCSLARVVRGNVAVAMENIALEHERDLTNSANERFIFSESFIVLDYMLKELTAILEGLEFFPANIKRNLELTNGLIMAERLMIAITERGMMGRQEAHECVRELSQKAFREGKHLRVLFAASEAGKKMGKKEVDKLFDYSTYLGESEKIVERALKD; encoded by the coding sequence ATGGATATCGTTTCACCTTTGGACGGAAGGTACAGGACCGGGATGAGCGGGATTTTCGGCGACAAGACGAAGCTGGACAGGTGGATGGATGTCGAAATTGCGCTTGTGAAGGCGCATGCGAAGCTGGGAAATATTCCCAGGGATGCAGTCGGGAAAATAGAGGGTGCAAAGGCCCGGGTTAAAATGGAACGGGTGAATGAAATCGAGGATGAGATTCACCACGATTTGATGGCTATGGTGAAGGCGCTCAGCGAGCAGGCAGGGGGCGCGGGTGCGTACGTGCATCTGGGGGCCACGAGCTACGATATTGAGGATACTGCCACTGCGCTCATTTTCAGGGATGCGATTGCGCAGATTGAGGAAAGGCTGAAGGAATTGAGGGTTGTGCTGAAGAAACTTGCGGTTACGCATAAGGGAACTATTTGCATAGGGAGGACGCACGGCCAGCACGCAACTCCTACTACATATGGGATGAAATTCGCGCTTTATTACCAGGAAGCAGGGCGGAATCTGCAGAGGCTCAAGGAGGCTAAAAAAAGGATTCTCGTGGGGAAGATGAGCGGAGCTGTGGGAACGATGGCGACGTTCAAAGGGGAGGGGGAGAAAATTGAGAAGCTGGTGATGGATGAACTGAAGCTGGAGCCTGCGCCGGTCGCGACGCAAATCGTGCAGAGAGACAGACATGCCGAGATTTTGGGGATATTGGCGCTCACTGCGGCTGGAGCCGAGAAAATCGCGAAGGAGCTGAGGAATCTGCAACGCACGGAGATTGGGGAGGTTGGGGAATCTTTCGGAAAAAAGCAGGTGGGTTCCTCAACGATGCCGCACAAGAGGAATCCGCACAAGAGCGAAAGAGTGTGCAGCCTTGCGCGCGTAGTAAGGGGGAATGTAGCGGTTGCGATGGAGAACATCGCGCTGGAGCACGAGAGGGACCTGACTAACTCGGCGAACGAAAGATTCATATTTTCCGAGAGCTTCATAGTGCTGGACTACATGCTGAAGGAGCTTACTGCGATACTCGAGGGCCTGGAATTTTTCCCTGCGAACATAAAGAGGAATTTGGAGCTCACCAACGGCCTGATAATGGCCGAGAGACTGATGATTGCAATTACGGAAAGAGGGATGATGGGAAGGCAGGAGGCGCACGAATGCGTGCGGGAGCTGAGCCAGAAAGCTTTCAGGGAAGGGA